Proteins found in one Aspergillus puulaauensis MK2 DNA, chromosome 8, nearly complete sequence genomic segment:
- a CDS encoding uncharacterized protein (TransMembrane:1 (o474-494i)) yields the protein MLPASTANVRSRRNALEDIEMAEYPTSQREGRAAVPQGCPTPGRTRSRGSSRGRNLAIHELFGLGNQEERSRYPGVDRFFRHVEKECFPRFAEFDKAMWPLMNEVYTTSHSQQWKWCALVIRTCRRLQNSNPTVEELATEFLSAHGQENVSFGELGENVQFAIVKALLHTLCWLSVTIMPVVEKQDLVDVRTPNGPAKALSLTALYNGMKVSRPVTLNSTLGQLFHQINQAAVPIPMEEGGMDGQRFTRATGDVVHEPCVTYTSLRKYAGVRLKWVSTLSEHLSLDRDTGVLSVFRYPSVCAVRIQNRNKCKVISNITNWLLPSRDYGWPNSVGNEERVCQQVILSYRLLFGQRTASRRRLKEELDELDKSTEESTPYDPFILQCIGKVPSTWRVWAGIAKPDTPFSAATLPARCRRDDGFIKEWSTYFAWIHFSSFRWRLLAIQAFGNDHSPAEFLGFLMDPRDPIRRDTARVSVLAVVLAVSFGTLQTSIAARQLMEVQP from the exons ATGCTGCCGGCATCAACGGCGAACGTCCGCAGTCGCCGCAATGCCCTCGAAGATATTGAAATGGCGGAATATCCCACGTCGCAACGAGAGGGCCGGGCTGCGGTACCTCAAGGTTGCCCGACACCCGGCAGGACTAGAAGCCGTGGCAGCAGTCGG GGCCGCAACCTTGCCATTCACGAGCTATTTGGCCTTGGGAACCAGGAGGAGCGCAGTAGGTATCCAGGGGTGGACCGGTTCTTCCGCCATGTGGAAAAGGAGTGCTTCCCCCGGTTCGCCGAGTTCGATAAAGCGATGTGGCCCCTGATGAACGAAGTGTACACCACGAGCCACTCCCAGCAATGGAAATGGTGTGCCCTTGTCATCCGAACTTGCAGGCGTTTGCAGAACAGCAATCCAACTGTCGAGGAGTTGGCTACAGAATTCCTGTCTGCGCACGGCCAGGAAAATGTGAGTTTTGGGGAACTCGGAGAGAACGTTCAATTTGCAATTGTGAAAGCATTACTGCACACTCTATGCTGGCTCTCGGTAACAATCATGCCAGTCGTGGAAAAGCAGGATCTGGTTGATGTCAGGACTCCAAACGGACCGGCGAAGGCTTTATCGCTGACGGCCCTGTACAACGGGATGAAGGTCAGCCGTCCAGTGACCCTAAATTCCACTTTGGGTCAGTTATTCCACCAAATCAATCAGGCCGCCGTTCCCATACCAATGGAGGAAGGGGGGATGGATGGCCAAAGGTTTACTCGTGCTACTGGCGATGTTGTGCATGAACCATGCGTGACCTATACATCCCTTAGGAAGTATGCTGGTGTTCGCCTGAAATGGGTGAGTACCCTGAGTGAGCACCTGTCACTGGACCGAGACACTGGTGTCCTGTCTGTCTTCCGGTACCCATCGGTCTGCGCTGTTCGCATACAGAACCGGAATAAATGTAAAGTGATTTCCAA TATCACGAATTGGCTGCTCCCCAGTCGGGACTATGGGTGGCCTAACAGCGTGGGCAACGAGGAAAGAGTGTGCCAACAGGTAATCCTGTCCTATCGGCTCCTGTTTGGGCAGAGAACGGCATCCCGCAGACGACTGAAAGAAGAGTTGGACGAGTTGGACAAGTCAACTGAGGAGTCAACGCCCTATGACCCGTTTATCCTGCAATGCATTGGCAAGGTGCCCAGCACCTGGAGGGTTTGGGCCGGCATCGCAAAGCCAGATACACCCTTCAGCGCCGCGACTCTGCCAGCTCGTTGTCGTCGGGATGACGGCTTCATAAAGGAGTGGAGCACGTATTTTGCGTGGATACATTTCTCCAGTTTTAGATGGCGACTGTTGGCAATTCAGGCTTTTGGCAATGACCACTCACCAGCTGAATTCCTGGGGTTTCTCATGGATCCGCGGGATCCAATAAGGCGAGATACTGCCCGAGTCAGTGTGCTCGCTGTGGTGCTCGCGGTCTCGTTTGGTACACTACAAACGTCCATTGCTGCGCGGCAGCTTATGGAGGTGCAACCGTGA
- a CDS encoding uncharacterized protein (TransMembrane:1 (o497-519i)), producing the protein MTWELSVSVLFGVGIDVAHQYPGIWDFCQHLEDTYHPQFRRFDGAIWGMLGRERQESVKYFWEWCFSVARAWRSLRTGNNGADNPTIQAVLCQFLSGPYSRRRMENLNEIPKAVIAGAIVQTLCWLSAAVKPLMYVPTPHEAAAPQTPRPPDTPSTIEAQDTTGPFTTTGSVDGTIAAQAMDTPDPASATITQTTDESHRPGLEFLADEISQGHSTTPTTSGIVLEVEYGEKTVSVEHRLEDELGDMFHALYEQAAKGRQNAEPVAWKAAKLEEDILHESRVTYSTLKKHGAIQLKWVDTISQHMHLDQRRRELSLFRFPSLCAARAKGATPSREVSMTANITNWLMPYTAFPQPPYPAQDEDVVCQEIILSYRLLFSQCLESRKLLEHALELEKEKLRAVDPFIIQCVANPSQDSIWGCLGLGTRRSNTVMRFNNNILPKHVRDGDRIIEWSTYSASMDFPVFGWRLKILQAIGGNHPPTGFGDYLTDRRYLATMYTAQVGFTVAVLTISIGLVQIGIASRQLAEARE; encoded by the exons ATGACCTGGGAATTAAGCGTGTCGGTCCTATTTGGGGTGGGCATAGATGTGGCGCATCAGTACCCAGGCATATGGGACTTTTGCCAGCACTTGGAAGATACCTATCACCCCCAATTCCGGCGGTTCGACGGCGCCATCTGGGGAATGCTGGGCCGAGAGAGACAGGAGTCTGTCAAATATTTCTGGGAATGGTGTTTCTCTGTTGCTCGAGCCTGGAGATCCCTGCGGACTGGAAATAACGGAGCCGACAATCCGACCATCCAAGCTGTTCTGTGCCAGTTTTTGTCGGGCCCATACAGCCGAAGAAGGATGGAAAACCTCAATGAGATCCCAAAAGCTGTGATTGCTGGTGCAATCGTGCAGACGCTATGCTGGCTCTCGGCTGCCGTCAAACCATTGATGTACGTGCCTACACCACATGAAGCGGCAGCACCACAAACACCACGACCACCAGATACGCCATCGACTATAGAAGCGCAGGATACCACGGGGCCTTTCACCACGACAGGCTCAGTGGATGGGACGATCGCAGCGCAGGCGATGGACACGCCAGACCCAGCATCGGCGACAATTACCCAGACAACAGATGAGAGTCATCGGCCTGGTCTGGAATTTTTAGCGGACGAAATATCACAGGGACACAGCACAACTCCAACCACATCGGGGATTGTGTTAGAGGTAGAGTATGGCGAGAAAACAGTTTCCGTCGAGCATCGTCTGGAAGACGAACTTGGGGACATGTTCCATGCATTGTACGAGCAGGCCGCCAAAGGACGACAAAACGCAGAGCCGGTGGCCTGGAAGGCAGCAaagcttgaagaagacatcCTGCACGAGTCACGGGTCACATACTCTACCTTGAAGAAACACGGGGCCATTCAACTGAAGTGGGTGGACACGATCAGCCAGCATATGCACCTGGACCAGCGACGACGTGAGCTGTCTCTGTTTCGGTTCCCTTCTCTTTGCGCGGCAAGGGCCAAAGGCGCTACCCCGTCTAGAGAAGTCTCTATGACTGCAAA CATCACGAACTGGTTGATGCCTTATACTGCATTTCCTCAGCCGCCCTACCCGGCGCAAGACGAAGATGTCGTATGTCAGGAGATCATTCTGTCGTACCGTCTTCTCTTCAGCCAATGTCTGGAATCCCGCAAGCTTCTGGAGCACGcactggagttggagaaggaaaaacTTAGAGCTGTCGATCCATTTATCATACAGTGTGTGGCGAATCCGTCGCAGGACAGCATCTGGGGTTGTCTCGGTCTTGGGACGAGGCGCTCCAACACCGTAATGCGattcaataataatatacttcCGAAGCACGTCAGGGATGGTGACAGGATCATCGAATGGAGCACGTATTCCGCGTCCATGGACTTTCCGGTATTTGGATGGCGGTTGAAGATATTGCAAGCAATCGGGGGTAACCACCCGCCGACGGGCTTTGGGGACTATTTGACAGACAGACGATATCTGGCAACGATGTACACTGCCCAGGTTGGTTTCACGGTGGCAGTActcaccatctccattgGTCTGGTGCAGATAGGTATTGCCTCCAGACAGCTGGCGGAGGCACGGGAATGA